In the Thermodesulfovibrionales bacterium genome, CGGCACGACAGGAGACCTGTTTGTCGTGCTGCTTCAGGATTTCCCTGTGTCGCCGCTGCCTGCCGGAATGTACACGTTCTATCTCCTGGTGACCCCCGCGGGAAGTCTGAGCAGTTACTATCTCTGGCAGACGAGCTTCACGGTGTCGTAGTTCGTGCCGGGGAAGAAACAGCCGTGTACGAAGAGCGTTCAGCCCTTCGTACACGGCGCGCGGGTGTACCGCCGCATAACGGGCGGACATGACTCGCTCGTTGGAATCGTCTTCTTGTCATGAGCTGAGGACAGATCACAAAGATTCGATTTCAAGCCACCCAGCTTTTCCCAGGGCGATCCTTTGTGTCACTTTGCTCGCGGACTTGGTGTCTCTTCTCCGCCCCTGCGTTCTTCGTACTTGTGTTCTACTTGAATAATTATTTCTTTGCTTGTCTTCGGTATTTTCCACAGATTCAGATGACTTGATCCAAAATCGGAATGGAAAACATGAATTATAGCTTTAAGAGAATTAGTTCCCTCGTTATCCGTTATTTCCAGTGATTCAACAAAACTGGCATTGACACCCCGATCAGCAAACCAAATTACCAGATGTTTACTAAAATCTACTGGAGGTGGTTTTGGAATATGTGAAGTGAATTTGTGATAAAAATCATCTTGTATGTTGATCAATTGCGACCACAGGGTATTTAATTCTCTTTGAGAATGGATTATGCCGCAATAAGTGGAATAGTCAAATCTATCTTTCAGCCGCAAGTCAGGATCAATCTCAATTTTATCAACCTCTATGTGATGAGGCGCGCCTGTTTTTATGGAGTCTATCTCGGCAACTGCAGTTAAAGGTGAGCATAATAAGATAAGCAGAAGTGAGGATAATAGTTTATTGTTTTTCATTTTATTTTATTCCAACGATGTGCATCAGCCACACGGGCAGGCAGCAAATGCAACACATGGATCCGTTCATTTCCGCCTGAAACATACTGCTTCGTTCAGTATATCACGGGTGTGTGGGTCAGGAAGAAGCGCAAGAAAATCAACCGCCCTGCTGGAAATATGGGGACAACGAGCCTGTCTAAAAACTATAGCAACTTCACATCTAACATGATAGAGTAAGGGCCAAGAAATTTCAGGAGGTATCGATGCCGCTTAGGCCCTATGATCAAGACCAAATGTTTCTCTTGCCGCCGAGCCTGAACGAATGGGTAAGGCATGACCATCCCGCACGGGTTTTCTCTGAGGTAATAGAACGGATAGAGACGGGCATGTTCAGGGACGTCAAGGAAGAGGGGCGCCCTGCGTATCATCCGAAGATGATGTTGAAAGTACTTTTATGGGGATATGCGACGGGAGTGCGTTCAAGCAGAAAGATAGAGGAGAAACTTCAGCAGGACGTTGTATTTATGTGGCTTGGGGGAATGGAGAGACCTGATTTTCGGACACTGTGTCTGTTTCGGACGGGGAACAAGGAAGCCATGGAACAGGTATTTGCAGAAGTGCTCACAATAGCGCGAGAGATAGGCATGGAGCGTCTTGGGCTTGTTGCCCTGGACGGGAGCAAAGTGCAGGCGAGCAGCAGTATCGAGAGTTTCAAGAGCATAAGTCAGTGGCGAAACAAGCTTTTGGAAGCCAAGAAGGAAGCGCAGCGAATCATCGACGAAGCGGAACGAATAGATAAGGAGGAAGAAGCTGGTTACGGCACGGCAGCGAGAGGAGATGAGCTGCCGGAAGGTCTTGAGAAAGCAGAAGCTCGGATCAGGAAGATAGAAGAACTGCTGAAGCGTGCGCGGCAAGGTGGCAAAGGGGAGAGCGCGAAGATGAGCCTCACCGATCCTGAGGCGAGTTTCATGCACAGGAGGACCACATCCATCCCGGCTTATAATGCGCAGCTTGGAGTAACGGAGGATCATCTGATCGTTTACGCCGAAGTCACCACAGAACCGATAGATGTGAACCAAGTCAAGAACGCCGTA is a window encoding:
- a CDS encoding IS1182 family transposase; its protein translation is MPLRPYDQDQMFLLPPSLNEWVRHDHPARVFSEVIERIETGMFRDVKEEGRPAYHPKMMLKVLLWGYATGVRSSRKIEEKLQQDVVFMWLGGMERPDFRTLCLFRTGNKEAMEQVFAEVLTIAREIGMERLGLVALDGSKVQASSSIESFKSISQWRNKLLEAKKEAQRIIDEAERIDKEEEAGYGTAARGDELPEGLEKAEARIRKIEELLKRARQGGKGESAKMSLTDPEASFMHRRTTSIPAYNAQLGVTEDHLIVYAEVTTEPIDVNQVKNAVEGIEREVGEPPAVLVADAGYCGGENLRYLEDKTIDAYIPEQGERQIGKAKRARPHLYGKESFTYYGETDRYVCPQGEEMRPTARARVSGPYHKREVTVYRTKRGICAGCPRRQQCTPNEKLGRAITRDGYEGYRDRMRAKLITERGRTLYGKRKCIVEPVIGQIKTRGGFSQFLLRGIQKARIEWKIGAIAHNLLKVAGAVAKREREILTLA